Sequence from the Hylaeus volcanicus isolate JK05 chromosome 1, UHH_iyHylVolc1.0_haploid, whole genome shotgun sequence genome:
GCCCAAGTTTGTAGCCAAATACCTTTTACTTTCTAACGCTAGATAGCACCACGATAGAAATTAGTATACGGCGCCATCCGTGGCAAATGGCCCAAGTTTGTATCCAAATACTTCTTACTTTCTAACGCTAGATAGCGCCACGATAAAAATTGGTATATTAAATTTGGCGACATCTAGCATCAACAGAAGGaactatttttgttacaaactTGGGTGTTTTGCCACCGGTGGCGCCACTAATACCAaatcgccatctagcggcagaagtgggaactattttcactacaaacttgagcTGAAGGATCCTGACCGCAAAATGGCGATATCATTTGTTGGTCCATGAAATCCAAACAGGGGAGGCAAACTTGGGCGAACACTTTTATGAatgacattaattaaataaatttaggcAAACATTGCATTTACTTTGTGCACTAGGTTTCGTAAATTACGTAAGAAGTTCTTATCTAAAATCATAGTtacaatgttttgttttgttttataggTTATGATAACATTGTTTAGCCTGTGATTGTTGTATACattcatattcatttttgtagatCATCTCTAGTATAAGTAATCATTCGATATGTCGGATGACGAAGACTTAGTTTACGTCAAAAAGCAAAAGACCGTGCATTATGGATCATTGGAAGAAGCAGAACGTGCAAGGTTGGCTGCAGCAGCAGAATCTTCTGAAGAGGAGAAAGATTCTACAAATTTGGGGGATAGTCTCAATGCTGCTGCCACTTTGGGAAATGTACACATATCCAATGAGTATATGGAACTTGAAGATGAGATGTCCAAGGACAGGCAAGCTCTCTTAGAGGAGTTTGAACGCAGAAAGAAAGCTCGTCAAATTAATGTATCTACAGATGATTcagaagtaaagaaaaatttgagaCAATTAGGGGAACCTATTTGTCTGTTTGGTGAAGGACCTGCAGACAGACGAACAAGATTAAGAGAGTTATTAGCTAGTCTAGGGGaagatgcaattaaaaagaagcACGAAGAAGACGAGAAACCTTCTCATGCTGTTGAAAGGGATACAGAAGCAACATGGTATCACGAGGGACCAGAATCGCTACAGATAGCCCGTTCTTGGATTGCTAGTAAGCAAAGATATATTGCTAAAAAGTTTTCTTACTTCAATTATATTAGTATTTaacattacattaaaatttaatttgttttacagCATATTCATTACCTAGGGCAAAGGCTAGATTGGATAAAGCAAGACAGGATTTGGAGTTACCAACGGCTACGCGTACAGCACGTCGTCAAgaacttttgaaaaaattgcaagcGCTAACGATTTATTGTTCTCAAATTGGGGATACCAGACCAATTTCCTTCTGTCAATTCAGTCCAAACTCCAAGCTGTTCGCGACAGCTTCATGGTCAGGCTTGTGTAAAATATGGTCTGTACCCGACTGTACTTTGTTGCGAACACTTAAAGGGCATACTTGTAATGTTGGCTGCATTGTTTTTCATCCAAAAGCTACTATTACCGAGGAGGTGATAGGGGAGAAAGCAGGACAGACTTGCGTATTGGCGTCCTGTGCTGCGGACGGTACACGATAATTCCGTATTTATAACGGATAATTCGAATACAataccaaataaaatatttgtactttgTATACAGGAACGGTAAAATTGTGGAGCGGAGGATCAGGTGAGGAACCACTCGCCGAAGTTGAAGGTCACGAGCCGCACAGAGTTTCAAGGTTGGCATTCCATCCATCCGGTCGATTCCTTGGAACGTGCTGTTACGATGCGTCTTGGAGGCTTTGGGACTTGGAACAGCAAGCAGAAGTTCTTCATCAAGAGGGTCATGCGAGGGCTGTGCATTGTATTAGGTAAGTATGAGACCGTTACAAAAGAAGAGACACCTTCAAATCAGTATGAATTTATAGCTTTCAGTGCGACGGTAGTGTAAGTGCTACAGGCGGCCACGACTCCTTTGGCAGAGTGTGGGATCTTCGTACAGGAAGATGTATTATGTTTATGGAAGGTCATTTAAAGTCTATTTTTGGAATTGATTTCTCTCCTAACGGATTCCATATAGCCACAGCGAGCGAGGACAACACTTGCAAGATATGGGACTTGCGAAAAAGATCATGCGTATACACGATACCTGCGCACACGAATTTATTGTCCGACGTGAAGTATCAAAGGTTAGAGGGGCAGTACCTGGTCACGGCATCGTACGATAGTACTGCTAAAATCTGGTCGAACAAAACTTGGCAACCTCTGAAGACGCTACCCGGTCACGACGGCAAGGTCATGTGTGTTGATATTTCTCCCGACCATAAATTTATCGGGACTAGTTCTTACGACAGAACTTTCAAACTGTGGGCTCCCGAAAACATGTGAAATGACTCAAATAAAGCGTGGTGCATGATTCGAGGAACTTATCGAGTTCACCACTTGACAACGCTATTTCCGTGACTACAAGTGATAACTATACGTTCATTTTGTAACATAGAAAGAATGAATTGAGATATATCCTTTACTACCTGTCcctttttatgttttaatacaTGACATAACAAcatctattatattattattccttttgA
This genomic interval carries:
- the LOC128875648 gene encoding U4/U6 small nuclear ribonucleoprotein Prp4 yields the protein MSDDEDLVYVKKQKTVHYGSLEEAERARLAAAAESSEEEKDSTNLGDSLNAAATLGNVHISNEYMELEDEMSKDRQALLEEFERRKKARQINVSTDDSEVKKNLRQLGEPICLFGEGPADRRTRLRELLASLGEDAIKKKHEEDEKPSHAVERDTEATWYHEGPESLQIARSWIATYSLPRAKARLDKARQDLELPTATRTARRQELLKKLQALTIYCSQIGDTRPISFCQFSPNSKLFATASWSGLCKIWSVPDCTLLRTLKGHTCNVGCIVFHPKATITEEVIGEKAGQTCVLASCAADGTVKLWSGGSGEEPLAEVEGHEPHRVSRLAFHPSGRFLGTCCYDASWRLWDLEQQAEVLHQEGHARAVHCISFQCDGSVSATGGHDSFGRVWDLRTGRCIMFMEGHLKSIFGIDFSPNGFHIATASEDNTCKIWDLRKRSCVYTIPAHTNLLSDVKYQRLEGQYLVTASYDSTAKIWSNKTWQPLKTLPGHDGKVMCVDISPDHKFIGTSSYDRTFKLWAPENM